The following are from one region of the Streptomyces fradiae genome:
- a CDS encoding serine/threonine protein kinase: MAERSTAAVDVADNSGDDPLTAKADKAATDGVAEAQKKAVTTAEATESKAGERKNGEQPSITAPELHSGHKLARRYRLEECVTRLDGFSSWRAVDEKLRRAVGVHILPADHSRARSVLAAARSAALLGDPRFVQVLDAVEENDLVYVVHEWLPDSTELTALLAAGPMEPHDAYQLVSQVSQAMAAAHREGLSHLRLTPSAVLRSSTGQYRIRGLAVNAALRGISAERPQRTDTEAIGALLYAALTQRWPYENDAYGLSGLPKGVGLLAPDQVRAGVHRGLSEIAMRALANDGATASRQEPPCTTPDELAKAVAAMPRIRPPEPEFPLPAPPEYQRTTYQQGTYGRPQQRPVAAQPVVIPPPPLQSRTGRALKWAVSALLIAALGLGSWQIADRLLDQDKGAETPQNTQPQQEPDNKEPTADGKPVTIVDARDFDPQSDDGRENPEDIKNTYDGDPSTAWTTMRYERNSKFGNLKDGVGIILDLGKVQQVAKVEVAFHGITSVEVRTTPENFSSQPDRIDDFTRQAAQSGTQVNLTPAKPVKTRYVLVWLTDLPSVPGGFRGEISDIKITS, from the coding sequence GTGGCGGAACGTAGCACGGCTGCCGTCGACGTGGCCGACAACAGCGGTGACGACCCGCTGACCGCCAAGGCGGACAAGGCCGCGACCGACGGGGTGGCGGAAGCGCAGAAGAAGGCGGTCACGACCGCCGAGGCCACGGAGAGCAAGGCGGGCGAACGAAAGAACGGCGAACAGCCTTCCATCACGGCACCGGAGCTGCACAGCGGCCACAAGCTGGCGAGGCGGTACCGGCTGGAGGAGTGCGTCACCCGTCTGGACGGATTCAGCAGCTGGCGTGCCGTCGACGAGAAACTGCGCCGTGCCGTCGGCGTGCACATCCTGCCCGCCGACCACTCCCGGGCCCGCTCCGTGCTCGCCGCCGCGCGCTCCGCAGCGCTCCTCGGCGACCCGCGCTTCGTGCAGGTCCTCGACGCGGTCGAGGAGAACGACCTCGTCTACGTCGTGCACGAGTGGCTGCCCGACTCCACCGAGCTGACCGCGCTGCTCGCGGCCGGCCCCATGGAGCCGCACGACGCCTACCAGCTCGTCAGCCAGGTCTCCCAGGCGATGGCCGCCGCCCACCGCGAGGGCCTCTCCCACCTCCGGCTCACCCCGAGCGCCGTACTGCGCAGCTCGACCGGCCAGTACCGCATCCGCGGCCTCGCCGTGAACGCAGCGCTGCGCGGCATCAGCGCCGAACGCCCCCAGCGCACGGACACCGAGGCGATCGGCGCCCTGCTGTACGCGGCGCTCACCCAGCGCTGGCCGTACGAGAACGACGCCTACGGCCTCTCCGGGCTTCCCAAGGGCGTCGGGCTGCTCGCCCCGGACCAGGTCCGCGCCGGCGTCCACCGCGGCCTCTCCGAGATCGCCATGCGCGCCCTCGCGAACGACGGGGCCACCGCCTCGCGCCAGGAGCCGCCCTGCACCACCCCGGACGAGCTCGCCAAGGCCGTCGCGGCGATGCCCCGCATCCGCCCGCCGGAGCCGGAGTTCCCGCTCCCGGCCCCGCCGGAGTACCAGCGCACCACGTACCAGCAGGGCACCTACGGGCGCCCCCAGCAGCGTCCCGTGGCCGCCCAGCCCGTCGTGATCCCGCCGCCCCCGCTGCAGAGCCGCACGGGCCGGGCCCTCAAGTGGGCCGTCTCGGCCCTCCTGATCGCCGCCCTGGGCCTCGGCAGCTGGCAGATCGCGGACCGGCTCCTGGACCAGGACAAGGGCGCCGAGACCCCGCAGAACACCCAGCCGCAGCAGGAGCCGGACAACAAGGAGCCGACGGCGGACGGGAAGCCGGTCACGATCGTCGACGCACGGGACTTCGACCCGCAGAGCGACGACGGCCGGGAGAACCCCGAGGACATAAAGAACACCTACGACGGTGACCCGAGCACCGCGTGGACGACCATGCGGTACGAACGGAACTCGAAGTTCGGCAACCTGAAGGACGGGGTCGGCATCATCCTCGACCTCGGCAAGGTCCAGCAGGTCGCCAAGGTCGAGGTGGCGTTCCACGGCATCACGTCGGTCGAGGTCCGGACGACTCCCGAGAACTTCTCCTCGCAGCCCGATCGGATCGACGACTTCACCAGGCAGGCCGCGCAGTCGGGCACGCAGGTGAATCTCACTCCGGCCAAGCCCGTGAAGACGCGCTATGTGCTCGTCTGG
- the murJ gene encoding murein biosynthesis integral membrane protein MurJ yields MNAPYDGDRGQGAGGTTPSGGTPAAPGPAPVPPPQQAAPDPYAPDQQQPYAQDPYVQDAYTHDPYQARDLAAQDPVTEALYDRAAHPPPPPGTYAEPQPLYQQPAAPQHAPDPRVWAQTPAPEPDGPSRHLPYGDDARTVQFTGVDDLVTHAGEEQPEPDAFAHLYRDQQAPGQVPPPAPEPNPMPAPAPKKAGRASGLLKSSAVMAAGTLVSRLTGFVRSLVITGALGAALLGDTFTVAYTLPTMIYILTVGGGLNSVFVPQLVRSMKNDEDGGEAYANRLLTLVMVALGAIVAIAVFAAPVLIRLMSNTIADDAAANSVAVTFARYCLPTIFFMGVHVVMGQILNARGKFGAMMWTPVLNNIVMIVTFGLFIWVYGTSAESHMGVQTIPDEGIRLLGIGTLLGLAVQALAMIPYLRETGFRFRPRFDWKGHGLGKTVKLAKWTVLFVLANQAGVLVVTQLATAAGEESGKNGAGFLAYSNAQLIWGMPQAIITVSVMAALLPRISRAASDDDPGAVRDDISQGLRNSAVAIVPVSFAFLALGVPMCTLLYASSGVEAAQGMGFILMAFGLGLIPYSVQYVVLRGFYAYEDTRTPFYNTVIVAAVNAAASAVCYVLLPAQWAVVGMAASYGLAYAVGVGVAWRRLRNRLGGDLDGSHVLRTYARLCLASLPAAVVAGAVGFGLLKLLGEGALGSLVALLVGGAVLLGVFFVAAKRMRIAELNSMVGMVRGRLGR; encoded by the coding sequence ATGAACGCGCCGTACGACGGTGACCGCGGTCAGGGCGCGGGTGGCACCACGCCGTCCGGTGGCACGCCCGCGGCACCCGGCCCTGCGCCGGTGCCACCGCCGCAGCAGGCCGCCCCTGACCCGTACGCACCGGATCAGCAGCAGCCCTACGCCCAGGACCCGTACGTCCAGGACGCCTACACCCACGACCCTTACCAGGCCCGTGACCTGGCCGCCCAGGATCCGGTGACCGAGGCGCTCTACGACCGCGCCGCGCACCCGCCGCCCCCACCGGGCACCTACGCGGAGCCGCAGCCGCTCTACCAGCAGCCCGCCGCGCCCCAGCACGCCCCGGACCCCCGGGTGTGGGCCCAGACGCCCGCGCCCGAGCCGGACGGCCCCTCACGCCATCTGCCGTACGGCGACGACGCCCGCACGGTCCAGTTCACCGGCGTCGACGACCTGGTGACCCATGCGGGGGAGGAGCAGCCGGAGCCCGACGCGTTCGCCCACCTCTACCGGGACCAGCAGGCCCCCGGCCAGGTGCCGCCGCCCGCTCCGGAGCCGAACCCCATGCCCGCGCCCGCCCCGAAGAAGGCCGGCCGCGCCTCCGGGCTGCTCAAGTCGAGCGCCGTGATGGCCGCCGGCACCCTCGTCTCCCGGCTCACCGGCTTCGTCCGCAGCCTGGTCATCACCGGCGCCCTCGGCGCCGCACTCCTCGGTGACACCTTCACCGTCGCCTACACCCTGCCGACGATGATCTACATCCTCACCGTCGGCGGCGGCCTCAACTCGGTCTTCGTGCCGCAGTTGGTCCGCTCCATGAAGAACGACGAGGACGGCGGCGAGGCCTACGCCAACCGGCTCCTCACCCTCGTCATGGTCGCGCTCGGCGCGATCGTGGCGATCGCCGTGTTCGCCGCACCGGTGCTGATCCGGCTGATGTCCAACACCATCGCGGACGACGCGGCGGCCAACAGCGTCGCCGTCACCTTCGCCCGCTACTGCCTGCCCACCATCTTCTTCATGGGTGTGCACGTGGTGATGGGTCAGATCCTCAACGCTCGCGGCAAGTTCGGCGCGATGATGTGGACCCCGGTCCTCAACAACATCGTGATGATCGTGACGTTCGGCCTGTTCATCTGGGTGTACGGCACCTCCGCCGAGTCCCACATGGGCGTCCAGACGATCCCCGACGAGGGCATCCGGCTGCTCGGCATCGGCACCCTGCTCGGCCTGGCCGTCCAGGCCCTGGCGATGATCCCGTATCTGCGCGAGACCGGTTTCCGCTTCCGCCCCCGCTTCGACTGGAAGGGCCACGGCCTCGGCAAGACGGTCAAGCTGGCCAAGTGGACCGTGCTGTTCGTGCTCGCCAACCAGGCCGGTGTCCTGGTCGTCACCCAGCTCGCCACCGCCGCCGGCGAGGAGTCCGGCAAGAACGGCGCCGGCTTCCTCGCCTACTCCAACGCCCAGCTGATCTGGGGCATGCCGCAGGCCATCATCACCGTCTCGGTCATGGCCGCGCTGCTGCCGCGCATCTCCCGCGCCGCCTCCGACGACGACCCGGGCGCCGTCCGTGACGACATCTCACAGGGCCTGCGCAACTCGGCCGTCGCGATCGTCCCGGTCTCCTTCGCGTTCCTCGCGCTCGGCGTCCCGATGTGCACCCTGCTCTACGCCTCCAGCGGCGTCGAGGCCGCCCAGGGCATGGGCTTCATCCTGATGGCCTTCGGCCTCGGCCTGATCCCCTACTCGGTGCAGTACGTCGTGCTCCGCGGCTTCTACGCCTACGAGGACACCCGGACGCCCTTCTACAACACCGTCATCGTGGCCGCCGTCAACGCGGCCGCCTCGGCCGTCTGTTACGTCCTGCTGCCCGCCCAGTGGGCCGTCGTCGGCATGGCCGCCTCCTACGGCCTGGCCTACGCGGTCGGCGTCGGCGTCGCCTGGCGCCGGCTGCGCAACCGCCTCGGCGGCGACCTGGACGGCTCGCACGTGCTGCGCACCTACGCACGGCTGTGCCTGGCCTCGCTGCCCGCCGCAGTCGTCGCCGGAGCGGTCGGCTTCGGCCTGTTGAAGCTGCTCGGCGAGGGCGCGCTCGGCTCGCTCGTCGCGCTCCTCGTGGGTGGTGCGGTGCTGCTCGGAGTGTTCTTCGTGGCCGCCAAGCGCATGCGGATCGCGGAGCTCAACTCCATGGTCGGTATGGTCCGCGGACGGCTCGGACGCTGA
- a CDS encoding DUF6049 family protein, with product MAEAAAIQGTVPSPARRWLRRTASLAVAAPLLAGFLPGTPAPEAAAAAGTTAAESTKGAGTVDVSLDTLTPSAPVEGDTVTITGTVTNQGKQAVTDATVDLRVGPRLSSRSEIDEVSGRKAYRDGRDPAPLGGPYTVKIPRLGAGLSKDFTLSVPVSKLELDEAGVYQLGVSLTGQTASQSYGRVLGIERTLLPFQPEATEKKTQLSYLWPLISTAHVSAETGADQQQTPVFENDDLAAELAPGGRLHEMVSLGKDLPVTWVIDPDLLASVTAMTEPYMIKNGTTEVPGRNQAIAERWLNDLEKAVQGRKVVALPFADPDLASLAHHGKDVPGSLSHLQQATALAATTVETVLHVKPSTDFAWPVDGAVDPSIMAVATSAGARNVIARSDSFRDDLSYTPTSARPIGGGTTAIVSDAGLSTAFQGEMIRAENSTLAVQEFLAQSLAITLELPEDQRSVVVAPQRMPSTSQAQAMAKGLQSLAAKRWTEPVDLQAAATQSDPDASKRVPGSSAYPKKLRAQELDAGAFRQMKLTRDRLDDFQVILTFPDRVVPPFTNAISREMSTSWRGEAPSATLYRREVQDYLANLTQEVRLFEKSDLTLSGRSATIPVTVQNRLLQGVDHLVLKLKSSNKTRLKLDGDTGEAARPVKIDGGHSQSVKFDASANANGPVTMTAQLYTEDGTPYGDPMTFTVKVSEITPTVMLVIAGGVLLLVLAGVRMYSARKRAAARSAEAEAAAETEADATGDAEDGEPGAAAPSEDTDPEQPSDPTPDTGSESGDPSGPGEKVDR from the coding sequence GTGGCCGAGGCGGCAGCTATCCAGGGGACCGTTCCCTCACCTGCCCGCCGCTGGCTGCGGCGCACGGCCTCACTCGCCGTCGCCGCCCCGCTACTGGCCGGATTTCTCCCGGGCACTCCCGCCCCCGAAGCCGCGGCGGCGGCCGGGACGACGGCCGCCGAGAGCACGAAGGGCGCCGGAACCGTCGATGTGTCCCTCGACACGCTGACCCCGAGCGCCCCGGTGGAGGGCGACACGGTCACCATCACCGGCACGGTCACCAACCAGGGCAAGCAGGCCGTGACGGACGCCACGGTCGATCTGCGCGTCGGGCCCCGGCTGAGCAGCCGCAGCGAGATCGACGAGGTCTCCGGCCGCAAGGCCTACCGGGACGGCCGTGACCCGGCTCCGCTGGGCGGCCCCTACACGGTGAAGATCCCCCGGCTGGGCGCCGGCCTGAGCAAGGACTTCACGCTCTCCGTGCCGGTCTCCAAGCTCGAACTGGACGAGGCCGGGGTCTATCAGCTCGGGGTCTCCCTGACCGGCCAGACCGCGAGTCAGTCCTACGGGCGGGTCCTCGGCATCGAGCGGACGCTGCTGCCCTTCCAGCCCGAGGCCACCGAGAAGAAGACCCAGCTCAGCTATCTCTGGCCGCTGATCTCCACAGCCCATGTCTCTGCGGAGACGGGCGCCGACCAGCAGCAGACCCCGGTCTTCGAGAACGACGACCTCGCGGCCGAGCTGGCCCCCGGCGGCCGGCTCCACGAGATGGTCTCGCTCGGCAAGGACCTCCCGGTCACCTGGGTGATCGACCCGGACCTGCTGGCCAGCGTGACGGCGATGACCGAGCCGTACATGATCAAGAACGGCACGACGGAGGTCCCGGGCCGGAACCAGGCGATCGCCGAGCGCTGGCTGAACGACCTGGAGAAGGCCGTCCAGGGCCGCAAGGTCGTCGCCCTGCCCTTCGCCGACCCCGACCTGGCCTCCCTGGCCCACCACGGCAAGGACGTCCCGGGCTCGCTCAGCCACCTCCAGCAGGCGACGGCACTGGCCGCCACCACGGTGGAGACCGTCCTGCACGTGAAGCCGTCCACCGACTTCGCCTGGCCCGTCGACGGCGCCGTGGACCCGTCGATCATGGCGGTCGCCACCTCCGCCGGCGCGCGGAACGTGATCGCCCGCAGCGACAGCTTCCGCGACGACCTGTCGTACACGCCGACCTCGGCCCGCCCCATCGGCGGTGGCACCACCGCGATCGTCAGCGACGCGGGCCTGTCGACCGCCTTCCAGGGCGAGATGATCAGGGCCGAGAACTCGACCCTGGCCGTGCAGGAGTTCCTCGCCCAGTCGCTGGCGATCACCCTGGAGCTGCCCGAGGACCAGCGCAGCGTCGTGGTCGCGCCGCAGCGCATGCCCAGCACCTCGCAGGCCCAGGCCATGGCGAAGGGCCTGCAGAGCCTCGCCGCGAAGCGCTGGACGGAGCCGGTCGACCTGCAGGCCGCCGCCACCCAGTCCGACCCCGACGCCTCGAAGCGGGTCCCCGGCAGCTCGGCCTACCCGAAGAAGCTGCGGGCCCAGGAGCTGGACGCCGGCGCGTTCCGCCAGATGAAGCTGACCCGCGACCGGCTGGACGACTTCCAGGTCATCCTGACCTTCCCCGACCGCGTGGTGCCGCCCTTCACCAACGCGATCAGCCGCGAGATGTCGACCTCGTGGCGCGGAGAGGCGCCCTCGGCGACCCTCTACCGCAGGGAGGTCCAGGACTACCTGGCCAACCTCACGCAGGAAGTGCGGCTGTTCGAGAAGTCCGACCTCACGCTGTCCGGCCGCAGCGCCACCATCCCGGTGACCGTGCAGAACCGGCTGCTCCAGGGCGTGGACCACCTGGTCCTCAAGCTGAAGTCCAGCAACAAGACGCGTCTGAAGCTGGACGGCGACACCGGCGAGGCGGCACGCCCGGTGAAGATCGACGGCGGACACAGCCAGTCGGTGAAGTTCGACGCCTCGGCCAACGCCAACGGTCCGGTCACCATGACCGCCCAGCTCTACACCGAGGACGGCACTCCCTACGGCGATCCGATGACCTTCACCGTGAAGGTCTCCGAGATCACCCCCACGGTGATGCTCGTCATCGCCGGCGGTGTGCTGCTGCTCGTCCTCGCCGGCGTCCGGATGTACAGCGCGCGCAAGCGCGCCGCCGCCCGCAGCGCCGAGGCGGAGGCCGCCGCGGAGACCGAGGCCGACGCGACGGGCGACGCCGAGGACGGGGAGCCCGGGGCCGCCGCCCCGTCGGAGGACACGGATCCCGAGCAGCCGAGTGACCCGACACCGGACACCGGGTCCGAAAGCGGCGACCCGTCGGGCCCGGGTGAGAAAGTGGACCGTTGA
- a CDS encoding CCA tRNA nucleotidyltransferase, with protein sequence MPNANEDTPTALSQVQRRAVSELLRVSPVADDLARRFKDAGFSLALVGGSVRDALLGRLGNDLDFTTDARPEAVLKIVRPWADAVWEVGIAFGTVGCQKDGYLVEITTYRSEAYDRTSRKPEVSYGDSIEEDLVRRDFTVNAMAVALPEKEFIDPHGGLEDLAEQVLRTPGTPEESFSDDPLRMMRAARFAAQLDFEVAPEVVTAMTEMAGRLEIVSAERVREEFNKLLLSAHPRKGLGLLVDTGLAAHVIPELPALRLESDEHHRHKDVYEHSLTVLDQAIALEEDGPDLVLRLAALLHDIGKPRTRRFEKDGRVSFHHHEVVGAKMTKKRMTALKYSNELIKDVSRLVELHLRFHGYGTGEWTDSAVRRYVRDAGPLLSRLHKLTRSDCTTRNKRKASALSRAYDGLEERIEKLQEQEELDSIRPDLDGNQIQEILGIRPGPAVGQAYKFLLELRLENGPMEQDAAVAALKEWWASRQG encoded by the coding sequence GTGCCGAACGCCAACGAAGACACCCCGACTGCCCTGAGCCAGGTGCAACGCCGCGCGGTCAGTGAACTACTGCGTGTGTCCCCTGTCGCCGACGACCTCGCCCGCCGCTTCAAGGATGCCGGGTTCAGCCTCGCGCTGGTCGGCGGCTCGGTGCGCGACGCCCTCCTCGGCCGTCTCGGCAACGACCTGGACTTCACCACCGACGCCCGCCCCGAGGCCGTACTGAAGATCGTGCGCCCCTGGGCCGACGCCGTCTGGGAGGTCGGAATCGCCTTCGGCACCGTCGGCTGCCAGAAGGACGGCTACCTGGTGGAGATCACCACCTACCGGTCCGAGGCGTACGACCGCACCTCGCGCAAGCCCGAGGTCTCCTACGGCGACTCCATCGAGGAGGACCTGGTCCGGCGCGACTTCACCGTCAACGCCATGGCCGTCGCCCTCCCTGAGAAGGAGTTCATCGACCCGCACGGCGGCCTGGAGGACCTCGCCGAGCAGGTGCTGCGCACCCCGGGCACCCCGGAGGAGTCCTTCTCCGACGACCCGCTGCGCATGATGCGGGCCGCCCGCTTCGCCGCGCAGCTGGACTTCGAGGTCGCCCCTGAGGTCGTCACCGCCATGACGGAGATGGCCGGCCGGCTGGAGATCGTCTCCGCCGAGCGCGTCCGTGAGGAGTTCAACAAGCTCCTGCTCTCCGCCCACCCCCGCAAGGGCCTCGGCCTCCTCGTCGACACCGGCCTCGCCGCCCATGTCATCCCGGAGCTGCCGGCCCTGCGCCTGGAGAGCGACGAGCACCACCGTCACAAGGACGTCTACGAGCACTCCCTCACCGTGCTCGACCAGGCCATCGCCCTGGAGGAGGACGGCCCCGACCTGGTGCTGCGCCTCGCCGCGCTGCTCCACGACATCGGCAAGCCGCGTACCCGTCGCTTCGAGAAGGACGGACGGGTCTCCTTCCACCACCACGAGGTGGTCGGCGCGAAGATGACCAAGAAGCGCATGACGGCGCTGAAGTACTCCAACGAGCTGATCAAGGACGTCTCGCGCCTGGTGGAGCTGCATCTGCGCTTCCACGGCTACGGCACGGGCGAGTGGACCGACTCGGCCGTTCGCCGCTACGTACGGGATGCGGGACCGCTGCTCTCCCGTCTCCACAAGCTGACCCGCTCCGACTGCACCACGCGGAACAAGCGCAAGGCCTCCGCGCTCTCACGGGCCTACGACGGCCTGGAGGAGCGCATCGAGAAGCTCCAGGAGCAGGAGGAGCTGGACTCGATCCGGCCGGACCTGGACGGCAACCAGATCCAGGAGATCCTGGGCATCCGCCCCGGACCCGCCGTCGGCCAGGCCTACAAGTTCCTGCTTGAGCTGCGGCTGGAGAACGGTCCGATGGAGCAGGACGCCGCCGTCGCCGCGCTCAAGGAGTGGTGGGCGAGCCGGCAGGGCTGA
- a CDS encoding MFS transporter, translating to MSVVRDLRVLLRLRNFRRLLAVRLLSQCADGVYQVALATYVVFSPEKETSAAAIASAMAVLLLPYSLVGPFAGVLLDRWQRRQVFLYGNLLRALLAGGTAVLMLASVPDWLFYASALSVTAVNRFVLAGLSAALPRVVDAERLVIANSLSPTAGTLAATLGGGLAFGVRLVADDSDAAVVLLGAVLYLCSALASLRMSRELLGPDPELLQPRLSAALASTARGLMSGLRHLAERRAAARALSAVTVMRFCYGALFVTVLMLSRYAWSTTESQGLAVLGLAVAASGAGFFAAAVLSPWAVGRFGAFGWMTVCTGSAAVLTPALGLTFARTPFLVAAFVLGLITQGAKIATDTVVQTSVDDAYRGRVFSLYDVLFNVAFVGAAGVAAAMLPPDGRSPTIVLLVTLLYALLALALARTTRKG from the coding sequence ATGTCCGTCGTGCGTGATCTGCGCGTCCTCCTGCGGCTGCGCAACTTCCGCCGCCTGCTGGCCGTCCGCCTGCTCTCCCAGTGCGCCGACGGCGTCTACCAGGTCGCCCTGGCCACGTATGTCGTCTTCTCCCCGGAGAAGGAGACCAGCGCCGCCGCCATCGCCTCCGCCATGGCCGTGCTCCTGCTCCCCTACTCCCTCGTCGGCCCCTTCGCCGGCGTCCTGCTCGACCGCTGGCAGCGCCGCCAGGTCTTCCTCTACGGAAACCTGCTGCGGGCCCTGCTGGCCGGCGGCACCGCGGTGCTCATGCTGGCCTCCGTGCCGGACTGGCTGTTCTACGCCTCCGCCCTCTCCGTCACGGCCGTCAACCGCTTCGTCCTGGCCGGCCTCTCCGCCGCACTCCCGCGCGTGGTCGATGCCGAACGCCTTGTCATCGCCAACTCGCTCTCACCGACCGCCGGCACCCTGGCCGCGACCCTGGGCGGCGGTCTGGCCTTCGGCGTACGACTCGTGGCGGACGACTCCGACGCCGCCGTGGTCCTCCTGGGCGCCGTCCTCTATCTCTGCTCCGCGCTCGCCTCGCTGCGCATGTCCCGCGAGCTCCTCGGCCCCGACCCGGAACTCCTCCAGCCCCGGCTCTCCGCCGCGCTGGCCTCCACCGCCCGGGGGCTGATGAGCGGGCTGCGGCATCTGGCCGAGCGCCGCGCCGCCGCCCGCGCGCTCTCCGCCGTGACGGTGATGCGCTTCTGCTACGGCGCCCTCTTCGTGACCGTGCTCATGCTCTCCCGGTACGCCTGGAGCACCACGGAGTCGCAGGGCCTTGCCGTCCTCGGGCTGGCCGTCGCCGCCTCCGGGGCCGGGTTCTTCGCGGCGGCCGTGCTCTCGCCGTGGGCGGTGGGGCGCTTCGGCGCATTCGGCTGGATGACCGTGTGCACGGGTTCCGCCGCCGTACTGACGCCCGCGCTTGGCCTCACCTTCGCCCGGACGCCGTTCCTCGTGGCCGCCTTCGTGCTCGGCCTCATCACCCAGGGCGCGAAGATCGCCACCGACACCGTCGTACAGACCTCCGTGGACGACGCCTATCGCGGGCGGGTCTTCTCCCTCTACGACGTGCTCTTCAACGTCGCCTTCGTCGGCGCCGCCGGGGTCGCGGCCGCGATGCTGCCGCCGGACGGACGGTCCCCCACGATCGTGCTGCTCGTGACCCTGCTCTACGCACTGCTCGCGCTCGCCCTGGCCCGCACCACCAGAAAGGGGTGA
- a CDS encoding inositol-3-phosphate synthase, with product MGSVRVAIVGVGNCAASLVQGVEYYKDADPATKVPGLMHVQFGDYHVGDVEFVAAFDVDAKKVGLDLSDAIGASENNTIKICDVPNKGVTVQRGHTLDGLGKYYRLTIEESAEAPVDVVQVLKDKQVDVLVCYLPVGSEDAAKFYAQCAIDAKVAFVNALPVFIAGTKEWADKFTEAGVPIVGDDIKSQVGATITHRVMAKLFEDRGVRLERTMQLNVGGNMDFKNMLERERLESKKISKTQAVTSQIPDRDLGEKNVHIGPSDYVAWLDDRKWAYVRLEGRAFGDVPLNLEYKLEVWDSPNSAGVIIDALRAAKIAKDRGIGGPILSASSYFMKSPPVQYFDDEAFANVEKFIKGEVER from the coding sequence ATGGGTTCGGTTCGCGTAGCCATCGTCGGCGTGGGCAACTGCGCCGCCTCGCTGGTGCAGGGCGTCGAGTACTACAAGGACGCCGACCCGGCGACCAAGGTGCCCGGCCTGATGCACGTCCAGTTCGGCGACTACCACGTCGGCGACGTGGAGTTCGTGGCCGCGTTCGACGTCGACGCGAAGAAGGTCGGCCTCGACCTGTCCGACGCCATCGGCGCCAGCGAGAACAACACCATCAAGATCTGCGACGTCCCGAACAAGGGCGTCACGGTCCAGCGCGGCCACACCCTCGACGGTCTCGGCAAGTACTACCGCCTGACCATCGAGGAGTCCGCCGAGGCCCCGGTCGACGTCGTCCAGGTCCTCAAGGACAAGCAGGTCGACGTTCTCGTCTGCTACCTGCCCGTGGGCTCCGAGGACGCGGCGAAGTTCTACGCCCAGTGCGCCATCGACGCCAAGGTCGCCTTCGTCAACGCCCTCCCGGTCTTCATCGCCGGCACCAAGGAGTGGGCGGACAAGTTCACCGAGGCCGGTGTCCCGATCGTCGGTGACGACATCAAGTCCCAGGTCGGCGCCACCATCACGCACCGTGTGATGGCGAAGCTGTTCGAGGACCGCGGTGTCCGTCTCGAGCGCACCATGCAGCTCAACGTCGGCGGCAACATGGACTTCAAGAACATGCTCGAGCGCGAGCGCCTGGAGTCCAAGAAGATCTCCAAGACGCAGGCCGTCACCTCCCAGATCCCCGACCGGGACCTCGGCGAGAAGAACGTCCACATCGGCCCCTCGGACTACGTGGCCTGGCTGGACGACCGCAAGTGGGCGTACGTGCGCCTCGAGGGCCGTGCCTTCGGCGACGTCCCGCTGAACCTGGAGTACAAGCTCGAGGTCTGGGACTCCCCGAACTCCGCGGGTGTCATCATCGACGCCCTGCGCGCCGCGAAGATCGCCAAGGACCGCGGCATCGGCGGCCCGATCCTCTCCGCGTCGAGCTACTTCATGAAGTCCCCGCCGGTCCAGTACTTCGACGACGAGGCCTTCGCCAACGTCGAGAAGTTCATCAAGGGCGAGGTCGAGCGCTGA
- a CDS encoding PadR family transcriptional regulator produces MSRRSGILEFAVLGLLREAPMHGYELRKRLNTSLGIFRAFSYGTLYPCLKTLVANGWLIEEPGSAPEEALAASLAGRRAKIVYRLTAEGKEHFEELLSHTGPDAWEDEHFAARFAFFGQTEREVRMRVLEGRRSRLEERLEKMRASLNRTRERLDDYTLELQRHGMESVEREVRWLNELIESERAGRDQRSGPDAPEGAAQQQNRESGETGGLPRHGGSTRPDPSDDTAK; encoded by the coding sequence ATGAGCCGGCGCTCAGGAATCCTCGAGTTCGCCGTTCTCGGCCTGCTCCGCGAGGCCCCGATGCACGGGTACGAGCTGCGCAAGCGGCTCAACACCTCACTGGGCATCTTCCGGGCCTTCAGCTACGGGACCCTCTACCCGTGCCTCAAGACGCTGGTCGCCAACGGCTGGTTGATCGAGGAACCGGGAAGTGCCCCCGAGGAGGCCCTCGCGGCTTCACTCGCAGGGCGCCGCGCCAAGATCGTCTACCGGTTGACGGCCGAAGGTAAGGAGCACTTCGAGGAGCTCCTCTCCCACACCGGCCCCGACGCCTGGGAGGACGAGCACTTCGCCGCCCGCTTCGCCTTCTTCGGCCAGACCGAGCGCGAGGTGCGGATGCGGGTGCTCGAGGGCCGCCGCAGCCGGCTGGAGGAGCGCCTGGAGAAGATGCGCGCCTCCCTCAACCGGACGCGCGAGCGCCTCGACGACTACACGCTTGAGCTGCAGCGCCACGGAATGGAGTCCGTGGAGCGCGAAGTGCGCTGGCTGAACGAGCTCATCGAGAGCGAGCGGGCGGGGCGGGATCAGCGATCCGGCCCCGACGCCCCCGAGGGCGCCGCTCAGCAGCAGAACAGAGAATCCGGAGAAACGGGCGGCCTGCCCCGGCACGGGGGCAGTACCCGGCCGGATCCGTCCGACGACACCGCCAAGTGA